CAACAGTTCGTGAGCCTTTTGCAGAAGGGACGATACCTGTGGAGGATCGATGGTTTGCTGCAGCAGCTGTTGTATGAAGAAGAGCGCTTCCATGGGGCGCTCAAGATGCACCAGGCCCTCGGTAAGGGCCGTGAGGCGTTGTTGCTGCTGGCTGCCGTTAAGGTCGTTTTCCGTGAGGTTCCGCAGCAGTTCCACGCCGGAGGCGTGCTGGCCTGTACCGATCAGGCCGAAGCCCTCGAGAAGACGGGTTTCCGGGGTGCGACGGTCGGCCGGAATAGCGCCAAGCTCAGCGAGCATATCCGCCAGGCGGCCCTTTTGGTGATAAATGCGCGCCAGTGCCAGATGCGCCCGCCAGGTTTCCGGGGCCTCCGGATCCTGTGCAATAGCGGCCTTGAACAGGGGTACGGCACGATCGGGCGCACCGGACCGGTACAGTTCCAGGGCCTGCTTCAGGGGCGAATCCGTCGTCGCGGCACAGACGCGAAGCCCCGGCAGCACGGCGAGAAACACAAGCAGTAAAGCTGCGAGGTTGGTGCGTTTCAGCACAATGATACTCCTTAGGCGGTGGTCAGGCATCAAAAAGGTTCTGTTGTGCGGCGGTAATTCCCCGGGGCCACCGATTTAAGAGCTGCATTCGGCCGTTTAACCGAACAGTTCCTTGACCTTGTCGAAAAAGGTCTTGCCCATGGGATGGATTTCTTCACCGCCTTCTTTGGCGAATTCCTCCAGCAGTTCTTTCTGCCGGTCGGTCAAACTGGTCGGAACCTCGACCCGGAGGACGACCAGCTGGTCGCCGCGGGCGTACCCCTGCAAAGATGGGAAGCCTTGACCTTGCAGTTTGATCACTTTTCCGGACTGGGTGCCGGGAGTAACCTTGACGTTGACCTTTTCCGTCAGAGTCGGTACTTCCAGTTCGCATCCCAGGGCGGCCTGCGGGAACGAAATGGGGATTTCGCAGATAACGTGCTGTCCGTCGCGCTGGAACAGAGGATGATCCTGAACCGAGATGACGACATACAGATCGCCGGGGGGGCCTCCGTTAAGGCCCGGCTCCCCTTCGCTGGAAAGTTTCAGACGACTGCCCGTTTCCACGCCGGCGGGAATTTTGAGAGACAGGGTGCGCTTGCCGCGTACGCGACCGCTGCCGTGACACTCTTCGCACGGTTGATCGATGATCTGACCTTCGCCATTGCATTCCGGACACGGTCGGGTCAGCGAGAAATAGCCCTGCTGGACGCGCACCTGACCCGCCCCCTGGCATGTGGGGCAGACACGGGGAGTGGTGCCCGGCTTGGCGCCGATGCCGTCGCAGGTGCCGCAGGTCTGGTGGCGCGGAATCTGAATTTTGGTCTCCAGTCCGAACGCCGCCTCTTCGAAATTGATGGAGAGGTTGTAGCGCAGATCGTCGCCACGTCGTCCTCGACTGCGCTGGCTGCCGCGGCCTCCGAAAATATCCCCGAAGATGTCGCCGAACAGGTCTTCGAAGGGGGTGCCCCCGAAGCCGCCGGACGAGTAGCTGCCGCCACCGCCGCCACCGCCATTGAGGCCGGCATGCCCGTATTGATCGTAGATTACACGTTGTTGGGTATCGGACAGGATGGAGTAGGCCTCCGAGATTTCCTTGAATTTATCCTCGGCGGCTTTGTCTCCGGCATTTTTGTCGGGGTGATACTTGATCGCCAGCTTTCGATAGGCTTTTTTGATCTCTGTCTCGCTGGCGTTGCGGTGGACACCCAGTACTTCGTAATAATCGCGCTTGCTCAACTCTGATATTCCTTATGTTCCCGCCGGGTGCAGGGGGGGGCGGAGGCCCGGCCGGAGAAAATCCGAACAGCAACAGGAGCCGAGGGATTCCCCGGCTCCTGTCATGCTGCAGATGGTTGGAAGTTTACTTGTTCTGTTCGTCGACTTCCTCGAATTCCGCATCGACCACGCCTTCGTCGCCGGCGCTCTGCTCGCCAGCTTCGGAAGCGGCTTCCGCCCCTTCCTGGGTCTGCTTGTAGACCGCTTCGGCGAGTTTGTGCGAAGCCGTGGCCAGGGCTTCGCTTTTCTGGCGGATGTCTTCGGGGTCGTCACCTTCCATGGCGGCTTTAAGAGCATCCAAAGCCGTCTGGATATTGTTGCGAGTCTCCTCGTCGATTTTATCGCCGTGCTCCTTGAGGGATTTTTCGGTGGAGTACGCCAGCCCGTCAGCCTGGTTACGGGCTTCGATGATCTCGCGTTTTTTCTTGTCCTCGGAGGAGTGGGCTTCGGCGTCCTTGACCATTTTATCGATTTCCTCGTCGCTCAGGCCGGAGGAAGCCGTAATGCGGATCGACTGCTCTTTGCCGGTGCCGAGATCCTTGGCCGAGACATGCAGAATGCCGTTGGCGTCGATGTCGAAGGTAACCTCGACCTGGGGCACGCCGCGCGGTGCCGGCGGAATGCCGACCAGCTCGAAGCGGCCGATGGTCTTGTTGTCGCCGGCCATTTCGCGTTCACCCTGCAGCACGTGAACCGATACCGCCGGCTGATTGTCGGCCGCGGTGGAGAAAATCTGGCTCTTCTTGCAGGGGATGGTGGTGTTTTTCTCGATAAGCTTGGTCATGATGCTGCCGAGGGTTTCGATGCCGAGGGACAGCGGCGTAACGTCCAGCAGCAGAACATCCTTGACTTCACCTTTCAGAACACCACCCTGGATGGCGGCGCCGATGGCGACGACTTCGTCCGGGTTGACGCCTTTGTTCGGAGTTTTGCCGAAAATCTCCTGAACTTTGGCCTGCACCGCGGGCATCCGGGTCATGCCGCCAACCAGCAGCACTTCGTCAACATCGGAAGCAGACAGACCGGCGTCTTTCAGCGCCATGCGGCAGGGTTCGACCAGTTTGGCCAGCAGGCTGGAGCAGATGCTCTCGAGCTTGGAGCGGGTCAGGCGCAGGTTGAGATGTTTGGGGCCGGACTGGTCAGCGGTAATGAAGGGCAGATTGATGTCCGTCTCCATGGAGGTGGACAGTTCGCACTTGGCTTTTTCACAGGCTTCCTTGAGCCGCTGCAGCGCCATCTTGTCGTTGCGCAGGTCGATGCCCTGCTCCTTTTTGAACTCGTCGGCAACGTAGTCCATGATGTGCTGGTCGAAGTCCTCGCCGCCCAGGAAGGTGTCGCCGTTGGTCGATTTTACTTCGAAGACACCGTCACCCAGTTCCAGGATGGAGATATCGAAGGTACCGCCGCCGAGGTCGAAAACGGCAATTTTTTCTTCGCTCTTCTTATCGAGACCGTAGGCCAGGGAGGCTGCGGTAGGCTCGTTGATGATGCGCAAAACGTTCAGTCCGGAGATCTTGCCGGCGTCCTTGGTGGCCTGGCGCTGGGAATCGTTGAAGTAGGCCGGTACGGTGATAACCGCGTCGGTAACTTTTTCGCCCAGGTAGTCTTCGGCGGTCTGCTTCATTTTCTGCAGGATCATCGCGGAGATTTCCGGCGGGCTGTATTTCTTGTCGCGGACGTCCACCCAGGCATCGCCGTTGTCGGCCTTGACGATTTCGAAGGGGCTGATCTGAATGTCGCGGCGCACGGCATCGCTGTCGAACTTGCGGCCGATAAGGCGCTTGATGGCAAACAGGGTGTTTTCCGGATTGGTGACAGCCTGGCGCTTGGCCTGCTGACCGACCAGGCGTTCGCCGTTTTCGGTAAAGGCCACCATCGAGGGTGTGGTGCGGGAGCCTTCAGCATTGGCGATAACGACGGGTTCGCCGCCTTCCATGACAGCCACGCAGGAGTTGGTGGTGCCGAGGTCGATTCCGATAACTTTTCCCATGAGTATATATCCTCCTTTAAATTCGAACTTAGTTTTGTGGGTGTAACAGTCAGGGTTATTCAGTAGCTGCGGGGGCTTTGGAAATCATCACCATCGCCGGGCGCAGCAAACGATCGTTGAGTACGTAACCTTTTTGCATTTCCTGCATGACGGTGTTGGGCGGATGCTCGGCGCTTTCCATCTGGCCCATGGCTTCATGCCAGGTGGGGTCGAAGGGTTCGCCCACGGCCACCACCGGAGTCACGCCGAACTTTTCCAGCAGTTTCTGGCACTGGGAGAGGGTCATTTCGACCCCTTCGAGCAGGCCTTTGACCGTTTCGTCCGTCTGGCGTGCGTGTTCGATGGCGCGTTCGAGATTGTCCACCACGGTCAGGATCTCGCGCAGCAGATTCTCGTTGGCAAAGCGGACCAGATCTTCCTTTTCCCGCTGCATGCGTTTGCGGAAATTTTCCAGTTCGGCACGCTCGCGCAGGTACAGATCCCAGTTTTTCTGTTTTTCTTCCTGCGCGGCAGCAAGCTCCTGCTCCAGGGCCGCAACGGGGTCCGTCTCTTCTTCTGTTTCTGCTGCAACCTCTTCCGGTGTTTCGGCGGCCGGCTGCTCTTCTTCCAGGCCCTGCTTCACATCGGTTGCCTGTTCTTTCTGTTCTGCCACGATAGTCCTTCTCCTATTCGTCTTCGCTGTCAAGGATGCTTGCGACCAGGCCGGCGGTGAAGTCCACCAACGGAATGACCGTTGAGTAGGGCATGCGGGTCGGGCCTATGATACCCAGGGTACCGGTGGCGCCCCAGCGGCTGGAAAACGAGGCCGTAACCAGGCTGCATCCTTCGATATCGCTGTAATGGTCCGGGCTGCCGATATAGATCTGCACCCCTTCGGTCAACTGGCTTTTATGCAGAAGATCGACCAGCAGATTTTTCTGGTCAAAGGTCCGCATCAATCGTTTCATGCGATTCAGATCGTTGAATTCGGGCTGGTCGAGGATGTTGGAAGCGCCCTCGATAAAGATCTGACCGCCCAGGTCGTCTTCCAGGGCCAGACTGGAGAGCTGCAGGGTGCGCCGCAGCAAGGTGTCGTAGATGGCTTTTTCTTCGGCCATATGCGCTACGATATGCTGCTTGATTTCCTGAATGGCAAGCCCGGAAAAGTTCTGGTTGAGATAATTGGTCGCTTCCTGCAACTCGGTTTCGGAAAGCGGAACGTCCGATTCGATGATCTTATGTTCGACAATGCCGGTCTGACTGACGAACACCACCAGTATGCGGCGGGCCGAAAGACGCACGAAATCGATGCGACGGCAGATCGTCGATGTCAGGTGGGGCACCATCACTACCCCGGTATAGCTGGAGGTGTCCGACAGAATGCGTCCGGCTTCGCGCAGCAATTCTTCCATGCGCAGGCCGCGATGACTGTAGTGGTCGCGGATCGATTGACGCTTTCTGGGGGACAACTGCTTGATACGCAGCAGGCT
This DNA window, taken from Syntrophotalea carbinolica DSM 2380, encodes the following:
- the dnaJ gene encoding molecular chaperone DnaJ, encoding MSKRDYYEVLGVHRNASETEIKKAYRKLAIKYHPDKNAGDKAAEDKFKEISEAYSILSDTQQRVIYDQYGHAGLNGGGGGGGSYSSGGFGGTPFEDLFGDIFGDIFGGRGSQRSRGRRGDDLRYNLSINFEEAAFGLETKIQIPRHQTCGTCDGIGAKPGTTPRVCPTCQGAGQVRVQQGYFSLTRPCPECNGEGQIIDQPCEECHGSGRVRGKRTLSLKIPAGVETGSRLKLSSEGEPGLNGGPPGDLYVVISVQDHPLFQRDGQHVICEIPISFPQAALGCELEVPTLTEKVNVKVTPGTQSGKVIKLQGQGFPSLQGYARGDQLVVLRVEVPTSLTDRQKELLEEFAKEGGEEIHPMGKTFFDKVKELFG
- the dnaK gene encoding molecular chaperone DnaK; this translates as MGKVIGIDLGTTNSCVAVMEGGEPVVIANAEGSRTTPSMVAFTENGERLVGQQAKRQAVTNPENTLFAIKRLIGRKFDSDAVRRDIQISPFEIVKADNGDAWVDVRDKKYSPPEISAMILQKMKQTAEDYLGEKVTDAVITVPAYFNDSQRQATKDAGKISGLNVLRIINEPTAASLAYGLDKKSEEKIAVFDLGGGTFDISILELGDGVFEVKSTNGDTFLGGEDFDQHIMDYVADEFKKEQGIDLRNDKMALQRLKEACEKAKCELSTSMETDINLPFITADQSGPKHLNLRLTRSKLESICSSLLAKLVEPCRMALKDAGLSASDVDEVLLVGGMTRMPAVQAKVQEIFGKTPNKGVNPDEVVAIGAAIQGGVLKGEVKDVLLLDVTPLSLGIETLGSIMTKLIEKNTTIPCKKSQIFSTAADNQPAVSVHVLQGEREMAGDNKTIGRFELVGIPPAPRGVPQVEVTFDIDANGILHVSAKDLGTGKEQSIRITASSGLSDEEIDKMVKDAEAHSSEDKKKREIIEARNQADGLAYSTEKSLKEHGDKIDEETRNNIQTALDALKAAMEGDDPEDIRQKSEALATASHKLAEAVYKQTQEGAEAASEAGEQSAGDEGVVDAEFEEVDEQNK
- the hrcA gene encoding heat-inducible transcriptional repressor HrcA; this translates as MNEELSERCRQILEAIIEDYILSGEPVGSRALTRRHNIALSPATVRNVMADLEEMGYLESPHTSAGRVPTEKGYRFYLDSLLRIKQLSPRKRQSIRDHYSHRGLRMEELLREAGRILSDTSSYTGVVMVPHLTSTICRRIDFVRLSARRILVVFVSQTGIVEHKIIESDVPLSETELQEATNYLNQNFSGLAIQEIKQHIVAHMAEEKAIYDTLLRRTLQLSSLALEDDLGGQIFIEGASNILDQPEFNDLNRMKRLMRTFDQKNLLVDLLHKSQLTEGVQIYIGSPDHYSDIEGCSLVTASFSSRWGATGTLGIIGPTRMPYSTVIPLVDFTAGLVASILDSEDE
- the grpE gene encoding nucleotide exchange factor GrpE yields the protein MAEQKEQATDVKQGLEEEQPAAETPEEVAAETEEETDPVAALEQELAAAQEEKQKNWDLYLRERAELENFRKRMQREKEDLVRFANENLLREILTVVDNLERAIEHARQTDETVKGLLEGVEMTLSQCQKLLEKFGVTPVVAVGEPFDPTWHEAMGQMESAEHPPNTVMQEMQKGYVLNDRLLRPAMVMISKAPAATE